The Oncorhynchus masou masou isolate Uvic2021 unplaced genomic scaffold, UVic_Omas_1.1 unplaced_scaffold_1773, whole genome shotgun sequence genomic sequence acctaaccctggatctcacattcacagtacacaccactacactactatacctaaccctggatctcacattcacagtacacaccactacactactatacctaaccctggatctcacattcacagtacacaccactacactactatacataACCCTGGATCTCACATTCAGAATGTATATTTCATGTTTGCAGTCATATACTTGGTCCATGTTGAGATGCATTTTAATTCGATAGGGAATTTCTGCAATTCCACCAGCAAGGATGGATTCTCCTTCCCAAGAACACTGGTTGGCTGGTCTGCTTATTCAGAAGTGTTGCGTGATAAGAAGACAACCAGTATGTTACTTTTATTCACCGACAATGAAACCATTTGATTATTTTGTTACAATCCTAATTAATGTTGTATTAGTTAAAACAAAACCTTGAGTATCTATTTGTCTTGGTTCCTCAATCCGGTTTACCAGAAGCCTCAGCAAGATGTTTGAAAGACACCGGCTCTCCAATGTTTGGTCCTCCTCACATTCTGCAGTGTGAATTTACCCTCAGTAACATTCAAGGAAATGTAAGTCAATAGGTATATTTTTTATGATCCTGATTTATGACCAGTCTTGATTTAGTGTTCTTCAGGTCAGTTACTTAGGTCATCATTATGAGGAGTGGATATTACAGTTTGAAGATCAGTAACAACTGGCTTTTACCTTCAGATCATGTATTCTGTTCCTTTATTCTGCTTAACAGTTGATGAGgaacattattttttatttatgttttacatTACTTTTTATTGAGTCattcagcagatgctcttatccacagtgagtgtatacattttcatactgttgccctgtgggaatcaaacccacaaccctgttgCAAGTGCCgttctctaccaactgaaccacgtAGTTAATACTGGGAATTTAATATCCAAATGCACTCCCAGTTCAGCATGTTGCTGTCACTTATacaatgtcctgttgaaaaacaataaaaacaatttaaaaaatcattctctctccctgttcagaTCTCCAGCAGTTCAGGTGATTTACTACAGTTAGCCTTCAGTTCTCAGATCCTGACTTCCCAACCAGAGCAGCTGTCAGCTGACAACATCACCACGGCAGCTCAGATTGCTAACACGCTGCTTCAGTCTGCAAATATCACAGAGGTATAATATGTTTTGGAATCAAGTCGTGAACTATGACATGTTCTGGAGAGAAACGTGAGGTTGTTACTGCAGTGATTTGAACACTTGAGGTTCATCCCCTGGTTTTGATCATGATGCAGGACATCGCAGGACATGATGGTAACTACCATCAGTCAGCTGCTGAATGCCAGTGAGGAGAGTACACAGGAGAGAGACGCTGTCCAgaggtatgtgtgtttgtgtttctgcatACGTTTTAGTTGATGTGTGTAATTGCGTCTTTGTGCATGTTTTCATGGGTGAATGTAAACAAATCTGTTTCTCTCCCACCTCACTGCTCTGCTTTAAATTGCTAAATCAAATGAATCTCCTTCTGGTAATTTTGTGGCCAACAGAATTCATCTCAACACCAGTACCTCTGATCTGATAGCTGACAAAGGAGGTTCTACCGATGTCCAGATTGTCATGAAATTCCCTCCAGGTGAGTCAATGTTGTTATGCAAACATAGTGTATAAACTCAAGCTTCAATTCCCCTGTTCCACTTCCACTGAGAGAACTTAACTGCTCTTTGTGGTCTCCGTGGTCAGCAGTGACAAAAATTGATTGATTGtccaaaaattaacagtaaacattacactcacaaagtttcaaaggaatagagGCATATCATATGTCATATTATGACTATGTACAGTGTTATaacgatgtctctctctctcttcctctctttctctttcactacACTCAGTTTTACGTAGTAAAAACATTTGGTTTTGTGCTCTACCAAAATGACCGGTTCTTCAGGTCCAGGGCTTTCAGTGCTTCTTCAGGAACCAGGAGAAGGGTCATCTCTGCTAACCTGGGACAAGTGTCTGGGTTACATGTTGAGATGCTCTTCAAGCCCACAGTAAGATTTATCTTGGAATCAGTAAACACATAGTGATCCAAATTCTCTGGGAAACACAGTGGGAGGTTATCCATTATCTAGTTAGGGGGTAGGCAGCACAgttcctggagtgctgcaggtaTTACAGGATGTTGTTCCAACTAGGCACTTCATCTGCTAATTGGTCACTTCCTGGTCGGTTAAGTCAAAAACATGATGTGCCTGTGGCCCTCCAAGACCAGGGTTGCCTAACCCGGATCAAAGTTATTCATTGACTCTTATCAGCCATAGGGAACAAGGTAGCATATTTGTCCAGTGAACAAGGAAGCACATGTTGTattgtacagtggggagaacaagtatttcatacactgccaattttgcaggttttcctacttacaaagcatgtagaggtctgtcattttatcataggtacacttcaactgtgagagacggaatctaaaacaaaaatccagaaaatccagaaaagcagaactcaatatttggtacagaaacctttgtttgcaattacagagatcatacatttcctgtagttcttgaccaggtttgcacacactgcagcagggattttggcccactcctccatacagaccttctccagatccttcaggtttcggggctgtcgctgggcaatacggactttcagctccctccaaagattttctattgggttcaggtctggagactggctaggccactccaggaccttgagatgcttcttacggagccactccttagttgccctggctgtgtgttttgggtcgttgtcatgctggaagacccagccacgtcccatcttcaatgctcttactgagggaaggaggttgttggtctcacgatacatggccccatccatcctcccctcaatacagtgcagtcgtcctgtcccctttgcagaaaagcatccccaaagaatgatgtttccacctccatgcttcacggttgggatggtgttcttggggttgtactcatccttcttcctccaaacacggtgagtggagttttgaccaaaaagctatatttctgtctcatcagaccacatgaccttctcccattcctcctctggatcatccagatggtcattggtagacttcagacgggcctggacatgcgctggcttgagcagggggaccttgggtgcgctgcaggattttaatccatgacggcgtagtgtgttactaatggttttctttgagactgtggtcccagctctcttcaggtcattgatcaggtcctgccgtgtagttctgggctgatccctcaccttcctcatgatcattgatgccccacgaggtgagatcttgcatggagccccagaccgagggtgattgaccgtcatcttgaacttcttccattttttaaataattgcaccaacagttgttgccttctcaccaagctgcttgcctattgtcctttCGCCCATcgcagccttgtgcaggtctacaattttatccctgatgtccttacacagctctttggtcttggccattgtggagaggttagagtctgtttgattgagtgtgtggacaggtgcagttaatacaggtaatgagtggagaacaggagggcttcttaaagaaaaactaacaggtctgtgagatccggaattcttactggttggtaggtgatcaaatacttatgtcaagcaataaaatgcaaatgaattacttaaaaatcatacaacgtgattttctgggtttttgttttagattccgtctctcacagttgaagtgtacctatgataaaagtTACAGACCTCTAGgtgctttgtaagtgggaaaacctgcaaaatcggcaatgtatcaaatacttgttctccccaatgtAATCAGATAGAACaaatgagaaactgtttgttaaccaaaccTGTATGTCCAAGATGTTATGCACCACAGTTGAATTACAGGAGAAGGTGAttcactcaatccagtccctgAGGGGAATAGACGGGAAGCAGCCCCATTGGGAGGCGCCATACCAAGTCAAGTACTCCTGATGACAGCCGTCGCGGTGAGAAAAGCTTAAAAGAGCTATCTGGGTTCATATCACACACTGCAAATGGGTACAACACACTGACAGTGTCGAACAATCACAGTGTTAGAGAGGAGAACCGAAGCCAACAGGGTTCGGGGGTCATCTCTCTAACGAAGATTCCCTGAGCCAGTCTTTTTCCCATTGTGGGTGTTCATAGAAGTGAAAGTGTGGGCTGGCCTCTAGCTGAGGATATGTTCTCCGGGAAAGAATGGGGCTTTACATGAGTGCTGATTGGTCTGAGATGTTTTATTGTGGGAGCAATATTCCTAAATACACCAAGACCCATCCGAGAATTCAGAAGGTGGTAACTTGACACATACTTAGACAATGAGGATTTTGAATTAACCAAGCATAAGAGATCACTTGATCTGGATAAACAGGAAGTGAGTGTAGAGATTGGGAGTGGGGTTCTATGTAGACCAAATAGGGTCTCTGAATCCTTGGCAATCTAGGACTATGCGCCATTATGGAAGATATCTGTGCAAGTCCCTGTGTAGTTCATGGAAACAGGTTGTAGCTCACACCGAGATAGGGGGCTACATAAATCCACATACCCAGTATGGAAGAAGATGGAGTGTAGTGAAAGTGAGGGTTTCAGTTGATAACCTAGTGCCATTCCGGGTAGAATAATTTAGGGCAGATGATAGCTCTATCAGATGTCAGCCAGAATGCAAGTAGAGCCCCGGACAAAACAGATACTGACAGTGGAGTTGTCCAGAACCAAGGGCCGGTGTGGATAGTTCAGACGAAATATCTTAAGGAAGTGATTGAGGTGGAAACTGGTTATGGGAATTCTAACCTGTGGTTAGAATGGATTCAGTATACAGCCAGATCAGTAGCAAAAGAAGAATGTTATGCCTGCGCCACAGCAAAACCTCAGTTGACAACCATTCCCTTTCCATTCGATGGAATTAATTCACCCAGAAGAATGGCCTGTATGGTAAAGCTGTTCATGAAGGCAGGGAAACCAGACAATGACAATGTGCCCATTACATCCAGATTTCCCCCTTTCAGAGTTACAGGAGGACATTATTATTGCATGGCTCGATACATCACATACGGAAGGGACGTAGTGGAAGTACGAACATAGAACATGCAATGAGGGACCTGACTGGCAGATGAAAAGGCTTAGAGTGTGGAGGTATGAAGCTGTGGCCTAACCTGCCCACCGATTGGACCGGTAATTGTGCACTAGTGCAGAGTTAGGCATGCTCTTCACCCTTACCCAGAGCcaggtagaagagagagaaggagggctcCGTCAGGATCTTTTGACAATAGAGTTTACATTGATAGCATTGGAGTTCCAAGTGGGTTACCTGATGAGTTCTGGATTGGAATCAAGCATCTTCTGGTGATAACAGCTGCAACTAGGTTGATGGGATGACAGAATAGAATAGCCTTGGATATGTTACTGGCTGAAAAGAGAAGGGGGGTGTATGAGGTTCGGAGCAGAATGTTGTAATTTCATCCCCGATAACACAGCTCCAGACGGATCAGTGACCAAGGCCCTGGCAGAGAACTGGAGTAGATAATGCTCTAACAAATTGGTTTGATAGTGTGTTTGAGAAAGGAAAAAATGTCATGATCACGGTGTTGTGGGCAACTttcacctgtgtgactgtgttagttTTGTGCGGATGTGGTTTGATTCCGTGAGTGAAAGTTCTcatttccaggactctggagagATTGATGACTCAACAGATCGTGAGATACGGAACAATTCAAAGCTCTGACCAGTGGGATGAAGAATACAGACTTCCAGGCCTAGGAGAAGGCTCTGTGTCTTTTAATTACGAGGAGCCTATGTTTGATGAGACCATTTTTGATGTATAGGTTTCCTTGTTTTGATGTTTAAACTGTTTATTTGATGAAGATTATAACAAAAATCCTGATATGAAGAGTTATGATTCTGAAATAGGCCTAGAACAGTCAATGTAATTACATATATTGGTAACTGTTACTTTGATTTTGGATAACAATAGATATTTCTAATAAAAATAGATGTGTGCTTGTGAGTATAATATTTAGTCAAAGTGTGGATTGTTATgggatttttatgaataatgactaaatgatgtatacaGAACTATAACTGGCAGGAattctaccctgtctttctagtAGTGTTAAATAATGTTTGTTCATTAGGAAGGGGTTATGTAGCATAGATCTAGGAAGAAAGGAATGCATGTGTGTGCCTAACGAAAACAAAGAGGCTCCTTAACCTATGTTTGAACCGACCCAGCTATAACTCTGGAGAGATAAGATAGGACAGGGAGAGCCCCTCCAGTATATTCCCGTATCTGAGGGGGACTGGAACTGTCAGCTGAGTGGTAAAAAAACTGTGGTGAGACTTCAGTAGAAAAAGCGAGAATCCAAATGTTAGTGTGTATGTATCTGCATAGGTTAGGATGGTATAAAAGGAATGGATTTGTGTGTGCATGAGAGAGCTCTCGCAAATAAATCTGGATCTGATCAATTGTGAGCTGGGAATTCTGTCTGTTTCATTTAAGACCAGAACTTTACAACCTCTGGTTATCAGACAGATAAAGATAATTGGAATTTATGAACATTGATTACAAAATTACTGAACACACTTGTTCactgatttgaaaggaaatgactggAATAATAAATATGGTAGAAACTCCCACTAGACCAGGGACATGCAGCTTTGATGGGGTGGGGACCACAAAacatctgaactcatcatgagggggcTGCAGTGCCTCGCGGGTTTACGTAACctcatccatacccacacatgcagtcagagccggcACTAGCCTTTTGGGGCCCTAAGGggaattttgtgtgtgtgtccctgatgttctacacattttgacatggggcggagagaaattTACAGTTTTCCAGCTAATTTCCTGAAATTTTACGCTTTACTATTggatggagagaaatgtttgcaattttttaaatgatatctgagtgagactggCGACCacgattactacaagtttagatcgctggctagactatcttaccaatCTAAACAAATGTTAGcagacatgggctaattgagtgactatcaGAGACtaacataacaagagaaaaactgctgatgcacaaccacatattgaaattgcaccttgtgttttctactattctaactttcAAAAGTAAGTTGAAACCCACATTTTTTCTTTCATTTTTAAATGTCTACACTGGGCCAGCAGTTGCCCATCTCTGAGTTGGACAATGCCTCTGCGAATCCAATGTTTTTAGATTTGTGGATGAAATTGTGAAtgagtgtacacttcaggacgAAGGAGATATTTTTGGGACATACCCATGACTAGGTCAGGGCATGATGTGGCCTAATGAGAGGAGCCATCCAGAACTGAGgggcaggactgagtttgggaaaccctgttcTAAAGAAGTCTACCTTCTGGTGTCCTCACATTCTAATCCAGACCTCCAAGACACTTCCATTACTTTGTTTTAtacttcccctctaatcaggagATTGAATTACACCTGCTCTAATGGAAAAAACTTGTTTACCAAAACATATACTTTACCTCCCAGCTGCAACCAATAATGTTTTGCAGAGAAGGGTAATGCTATTGGTTGACTGGTCCATTTTATTCATCCTGTAACATAGCTGACTTAtttgtgtgtgtctttactgatcCTGTACAGTACTTTCCCCTTAATTTCAATAGTAAATCATTAACTGGTACCTGAAAGTTACTACAGTCTCTGTGACAGGTGGAGAGCCTGCAGCATAAGACCAACAGACGTCCTAATAATGTGCAGTCTGCTGACACTGGATGCCTGGAAACACTAGAGATGAAGGAGCTATGGGTTATGGTTGTCTTTGCAGGTAAGACTTGCTCTATTTTTTATTCATTCAGAGTGATTTAAGATGTTCAGATGTATGATGCTGTTAAGTTTGTTGTATGATTGAGAATTGCGTAACAAAATTGCTGTCACTGTCCAGGGGTTCAAAAATGTATGATTAATTTAACTTGTCAATGGATTATTACCAATATATGACCTTACTGTTTTTACGTGGTTGTTAATGAATGTTAAAGTTTATTTTATAATCAATGATTGATTGATGTTTTGTCTGTTTGCTGCGAGGAATACAATAGCATCAATAAAGACATTGTTTCAGACTTTATTTTTATCCAAACACTATTTAGTTGTATTGCTACGCCATTGTTACATACTGTGAATAGACTACTGTCAGGTCTCAGATACAGTTGATAACAGAGTAGCCTTTGCTATCAACTGTTTATTGGCAGTGATAATGACTTCTTTCTCTCATAAACTACAGTAGAAAACATTTCTACACTGATGCAGACACAATGAAACTGGAACAGCATAGATCATCTGCTATGTTTATAGCAACTGGCACTATGTTCCCTTGTTTATGTGGTTAACTGAGTTAATTCTCTTGTTTAAAGTCTCTTTATCACAGGGGGATCTCACCATatcatctgccattccaaccacCATTGACATAACTACCCCAACTACTGATGTCCTTTTAAACCCTGACCCTCCAGCTTGTCCCCCACGAACTACTTACACTCCAACTACTGCTGCCCCTTTAACACCTGACCCTCCAACTACTGACTCTCCAGCTACCGACACTCCAGCAGCCGACAATCCAGCAACCGACAGTCCAGCAACCGGCACTCCAATTACATACCCTCCAACGACCGAGAATCCAACGACTGACACTCCAGCAACCGACACTCCACCAACCGACCCTAAAACTACTGATCCTCCAACTACCGACTTTTCAACTACCGAATGTCCAACTACCGAATGTCCAACTACTGATATTCCAACTACCGACTTTCCAACTACCGACACTCCAACTATCGATACTCCAACTACCGACTCTCCAACAACCGACATGCCAACTACCGACACTCAAGCTACAGTCACTAAAACTACCGACTGTCCAACTACTAACTGTCCAACAACCTACACATCAACATCTGACACGACAGCTACTGAAACACCAGCAACCGACACTAAAACTACTGATCCTCCAACTACCAACCCTCCAACTACTGACCTTCTCGCTACCGACCCTCCAGCTTCCGAAATATCATTAAACTACACTCCAAATACCAACTCACCAACTACCCACTATCCAACTACCGACTTTCCAACAACGGACACTCCAGAAACTGACACTCCAGCAACCGACCTACAAGCAAACGACCTTCCAGCAACAGACTTTCCAACTTCCGATACTACAGCTACCAACACTCCAGCAGCCGACACTCCAGCTACCAACACTCCAGCAGCTGACACTCCAGCAACCGACACTCCAGCAACCGACACTCCAGCAGCCGACACTCCAGCAACCGACACTCCAGCAACCGACACTCCAGCTACCAACACTCCAGCTACCGACACTCCAGCAGCTGACACTCCAGCAACCGACACTCCAGCTACCAACACTCCAGCAGCCGACACTCCAGCAACCGACACTCCAGCAACCGACACTCCAACTACCGAAACGCCAACTATCGACACTCCAACTACTGAATGTCCACCTACTGACACTCCAATTACCGACTCTCCAACTACCGACACTCCAGCTACAGTCACTAAAACTACCAACTGTCCAACTACCGATAGTCCAACTACCAACTTTCCAACAACTGACACTCCAGCAACCGACACACAAGCAACCGACACTCCAACTACCGAAACGCCAACTGCCAACACTCCAACTACCGAATGTCCAACTACTGACACTCCAATTACCGACTTTCCAACTACCAACACTCCAACTATCGATACTCCAACTACCGACCCTCCAACTACCGACTCTCCAACAACCGACACTCCAACAACCGGCACGCTATCAACCAGCACGCCAACAAACGACACGTCAACATCTGACACTACAGCTACCAACACTCCAGCAACCAACACTCCAGCAACCAACATTCCAGCAACCAACACTCCAGCAACAGACACTCCAGCAACAGACACTCCAGCAACAGACACTCCAGCATCAGACACTCCAGCAACCAACACTCCAGCAACAGACACTCCAGCAACAGACACTCCAGCAACAGACACTCCAGCAACCAACACTCCAGCAACCAACACTCCAGCAACAGACACTCCAGCAACCAACACTCCAGCAACAGACACTCCAGCAACAGACACTCCAACTACTGACACTCCAACTACAGTCACTAAAACTATCAACTCTCCAACTACCGACTTTCCAACTACCAACACTCCAACTATTGATACTCCAACTACCGTCCCTCCAACTACCGACTCTCCAACAACCAACACTCCAACAACCGGCACGCTATCAACCAGCACGCCAACAAGCGACACGTCAACATCTGACACTACAGCTACCAACACTCCAGCAACCAACACTCCAGCAACCGACACTCCAGCAACCGACACTCCAGCAACAGACACTCCAGCAACAGACACTCCAGCAACAGACACTCCAGCAACAGACACTCCAGCAACAGACACTGCAAGAACCAACACTCCAGCAACAGACACTCCAACTACTGACACTCCAACTACAGTCACTAAAACTATCAACTCTCCAACTACCGACTGTCCAACTACCGACTGTCCAACTACTGACTGTCCAACTACCGACCCTCCAACTACCGACTGTCCAACTACCTACACTCCAACTACCAGCACTCCAAATACCGACACTCCAACTACCGACACTCCAATTACCGACACTCCAACAACAGGCACGCTATCAACCGGTACGCCAACAACCGACACGTCAACATCTGACACTACAGCTACCAACACTCCAGCAACCAACACTCCAGCAACCAACACTCCAGCAACGGACATTCCAACTACCGACGCTCCAACTACTGACACTCCAACTACTGGCTGTCCAACTACTGACTGTCCAACTGTCGACTTCACAACTACCGACACTCCAAATACCGGCACGATATCAACCGGCACACCGACATCTGACACGCCAACAACCGACATGCCAACAACCGAGACGCCAACAACTGACATTCCAACTACCAACATTTCAACTACTGAACATACTTCACTTCCGTACACAATAGTGTGTGGACCAattaccaccacccccaccaccaccacccccaccacaacctctaccaccacccccaccatcacCTCTCCCACCAGACCCTCTCCCACCACCATCTctcccaccacccccaccaccagctctcccatcaccacctctaccacacactctcccaccacctctaccaccacccccaccattcCCTttcccaccaccacctctcccaccaccacctctcccacAATTCCCACCACCAACTctcccaccacc encodes the following:
- the LOC135532228 gene encoding mucin-2-like isoform X2, whose amino-acid sequence is MKELWVMVVFAVSLSQGDLTISSAIPTTIDITTPTTDVLLNPDPPACPPRTTYTPTTAAPLTPDPPTTDSPATDTPAADNPATDSPATGTPITYPPTTENPTTDTPATDTPPTDPKTTDPPTTDFSTTECPTTECPTTDIPTTDFPTTDTPTIDTPTTDSPTTDMPTTDTQATVTKTTDCPTTNCPTTYTSTSDTTATETPATDTKTTDPPTTNPPTTDLLATDPPASEISLNYTPNTNSPTTHYPTTDFPTTDTPETDTPATDLQANDLPATDFPTSDTTATNTPAADTPATNTPAADTPATDTPATDTPAADTPATDTPATDTPATNTPATDTPAADTPATDTPATNTPAADTPATDTPATDTPTTETPTIDTPTTECPPTDTPITDSPTTDTPATVTKTTNCPTTDSPTTNFPTTDTPATDTQATDTPTTETPTANTPTTECPTTDTPITDFPTTNTPTIDTPTTDPPTTDSPTTDTPTTGTLSTSTPTNDTSTSDTTATNTPATNTPATNIPATNTPATDTPATDTPATDTPASDTPATNTPATDTPATDTPATDTPATNTPATNTPATDTPATNTPATDTPATDTPTTDTPTTVTKTINSPTTDFPTTNTPTIDTPTTVPPTTDSPTTNTPTTGTLSTSTPTSDTSTSDTTATNTPATNTPATDTPATDTPATDTPATDTPATDTPATDTPATDTARTNTPATDTPTTDTPTTVTKTINSPTTDCPTTDCPTTDCPTTDPPTTDCPTTYTPTTSTPNTDTPTTDTPITDTPTTGTLSTGTPTTDTSTSDTTATNTPATNTPATNTPATDIPTTDAPTTDTPTTGCPTTDCPTVDFTTTDTPNTGTISTGTPTSDTPTTDMPTTETPTTDIPTTNISTTEHTSLPYTIVCGPITTTPTTTTPTTTSTTTPTITSPTRPSPTTISPTTPTTSSPITTSTTHSPTTSTTTPTIPFPTTTSPTTTSPTIPTTNSPTTSTTTPNIISPTTTSTTTPNIISPTTTSPTIPTTTSPTTTFPTIPTTTSPTVPSTTISSPTTISPTTSPTTTSTTTPPLVCINGGKLQSQVCICPDEWTGETCSDGNFCNSTSKDGFSFPRTTVGWSAYSEVLRDKKTTKASARCLNDTGSPMFGPLHILQYELTLNDIQGNISSSSGDLLQLAFSTQILTYQKHQLSADNITTAAQIANTLLKSAKITEDIAVAAITTISQLLNANKESTQERDAVQSLTETLENFSLDQHNNVSLVVQPNLAVQSVQVPSDTVGIQFTALTVLAILWPTEFISTSIPLN
- the LOC135532228 gene encoding mucin-2-like isoform X1, which gives rise to MKELWVMVVFAVSLSQGDLTISSAIPTTIDITTPTTDVLLNPDPPACPPRTTYTPTTAAPLTPDPPTTDSPATDTPAADNPATDSPATGTPITYPPTTENPTTDTPATDTPPTDPKTTDPPTTDFSTTECPTTECPTTDIPTTDFPTTDTPTIDTPTTDSPTTDMPTTDTQATVTKTTDCPTTNCPTTYTSTSDTTATETPATDTKTTDPPTTNPPTTDLLATDPPASEISLNYTPNTNSPTTHYPTTDFPTTDTPETDTPATDLQANDLPATDFPTSDTTATNTPAADTPATNTPAADTPATDTPATDTPAADTPATDTPATDTPATNTPATDTPAADTPATDTPATNTPAADTPATDTPATDTPTTETPTIDTPTTECPPTDTPITDSPTTDTPATVTKTTNCPTTDSPTTNFPTTDTPATDTQATDTPTTETPTANTPTTECPTTDTPITDFPTTNTPTIDTPTTDPPTTDSPTTDTPTTGTLSTSTPTNDTSTSDTTATNTPATNTPATNIPATNTPATDTPATDTPATDTPASDTPATNTPATDTPATDTPATDTPATNTPATNTPATDTPATNTPATDTPATDTPTTDTPTTVTKTINSPTTDFPTTNTPTIDTPTTVPPTTDSPTTNTPTTGTLSTSTPTSDTSTSDTTATNTPATNTPATDTPATDTPATDTPATDTPATDTPATDTPATDTARTNTPATDTPTTDTPTTVTKTINSPTTDCPTTDCPTTDCPTTDPPTTDCPTTYTPTTSTPNTDTPTTDTPITDTPTTGTLSTGTPTTDTSTSDTTATNTPATNTPATNTPATDIPTTDAPTTDTPTTGCPTTDCPTVDFTTTDTPNTGTISTGTPTSDTPTTDMPTTETPTTDIPTTNISTTEHTSLPYTIVCGPITTTPTTTTPTTTSTTTPTITSPTRPSPTTISPTTPTTSSPITTSTTHSPTTSTTTPTIPFPTTTSPTTTSPTIPTTNSPTTSTTTPNIISPTTTSTTTPNIISPTTTSPTIPTTTSPTTTFPTIPTTTSPTVPSTTISSPTTISPTTSPTTTSTTTPPLVCINGGKLQSQVCICPDEWTGETCSDGNFCNSTSKDGFSFPRTTVGWSAYSEVLRDKKTTKASARCLNDTGSPMFGPLHILQYELTLNDIQGNISSSSGDLLQLAFSTQILTYQKHQLSADNITTAAQIANTLLKSAKITEDIAVAAITTISQLLNANKESTQERDAVQSLTETLENFSLDQHNNVSLVVQPNLAVQSVQVPSDTVGIQFTALTGSSGNFVANRIHLNINTSELIADKGGSTDVQIVIKFPPVLRSKNTNHSIGFVLYQNDRFFRSRAFRASSGTSRRVISANLGQVSGLHVEMLFKPTTVPNTSLHDFACVWWNYTLKDWSTFGCSKVNHSEDGLRCFCNHTTNFAVLMSYRKDFKYAEALNWITILGCSMSIIGLSLTMTFQIATRKSRKTNPTVLLVSVCMCLLIFTLLFMLGVDNPHKQLDKPEIQEDNILPVRHTHRVGQGALYCSGGPAAVLPVGDVHLEHAVRHTCLPDDQKQPGHQPVTLHSLYRGHRMGTACGCGGPHLRN